One Frankiaceae bacterium genomic window, TGCTCGCGGCGACGTCGACACCGCTCGTCGGGGCGCAGCGGGCGTTCTCGTTCGTCGCGGGACAGGGTGGAGCCCTGCGCCGGGCTGCCTTCCGGCCGCACGTCGGGGCGACGTTCAGCTTCGCCTCGGGCGGCGTGACGTACCGGGCCAAGCTGGTCAAGGTCGCGGACCTCCGCAACGCGGCGCGCGGGGACGACCGCAAGTTCCGGCTGATGTTCCGGGTGCGCGGGAACGGGCCCGGCCAGGGGACGTACCGCTTCTCGAGCCCGAGGTACGGCGCCGTGGACCTGTTCGTCAGCCCGGTCGGCGCCCACGCAGGGTTCTACGAGGCGGTGGTCGACGCGGCCTAGCCGCGACGGACGAACCAGGAGCGCACGACGTACGCCACGACCGCGGCGATGAGCATCCACTTGGCCAGCGCCGCGGTCGAGGCGGCGGGGGCGAGGAAGGCGCCGTCGATCGTGCCGTCGCGCCCGTCGGAGACCAGGCGGAGGGTGAACGCGTTCTCGACGGCGTCGCAGAGGGAGGCGACGAGCGGCAGCCACGTCATCGCGGTGCCGCGCACGCGGTAGCGGTCGGCGGCGATGCCGACGCCGAAGACCAACGGCAGCCAGTAGAGCGCCATGAAGGCGTAGTCGCGCTGGAGGAACGCCACGCTCGCGTCGAGCCCGGGCTCGGCCGCCCACCCCGCGAGCGCGGTCGTGGCGCGGGCGTTCGTGAATGCGAACTGCATGGCGAAGTACGGCTCCGGCATCACCGGCCGCAGCCAGAGCACGCCGATCGCGACCACGACGGCGGTCAGGACGACGAGGCCGGCGCGGCGGTGCTGCCAGCGCGCGAGGCGCGGCGGAGTCATGCGACCGAGGCTAGTGGAGTCGGAACGCCTTCACGGGGAACGCCACCCGCCATGCGGACCCCCAGCGAGATCCTCCAGCAGGCCACGACCATCGCCGTCGTCGGCGCCTCCGACGACCCGGCCAAGGCGGCGCACCGGATACCCGCGCGCCTGCGGGAGCGCGGCTGGCGGATCCTCCCGGTGAACCCGAACGACCCCGAGGTGCTGGCCGTCCCCTCCGTCGCGTCCGTCGCGGACCTGCCCGACGGCGTCGACGTCGTCGAGGTGTTCCGGCCTTCCGAGGAGGCGGCGGACATCGTGCGCGAGGTCGTCGCGCGCGGCATCCCCGCCGTCTGGCTGCAGCAGGGGATCTCCTCGCAGGAGGCCCGCGCCGTCGCCAACGAGGCCGGCATCGACTACGTCGAGAACGAGTGCATGGGCCACCTCGCCGTCGCCGAGGACCTCCGCCCGCCCGGGTAGCCAGGTCGCCCCGGGGCTCCGCCTACTGGTGGGTACGTTCCCGCGCCACACGGAGACTGGTGACTCTGTGCGCACGTACTCACCAGCAGGCAGCCGGCCACCCCGGAGACGATCAGCTGTTCTCGTGCGTGGCGAGGGACACAGGTGATCCTTTGGCCGGGCGGGCCGGGCTGGGCCGGCGGGCCGGGGTGGGCCGGGGGGCGGCGGCCGGGCCGCGGGGCGGGGGGCTACTTGGTGCGGGTCCAGTCGAGGAGGTCGTCGGCGGACCAGGCGTTGATGACCGACTCCACCGGTACGCCGCAGAGCGCGGCCCGCTCGCAGCCGTGCCTCTGCCACTCCAGCTGCCCCGGCGCGTGGGCGTCGGTGTCGATGGAGATCTTGCAGCCGGCCTCGACGGCGAGGCGTAACAGCCGTTTCGGGGGGTCGAGGCGTTCGGGGCGGGAGTTGACCTCGACCGCGGTGCCGAACTCCGCGCACGCCTCGAAGACCAGCGCCGCGTCGAACTCCGACTCCGGCCGCCCCCGCCCCACGACGATCCGCCCGGTGCAGTGGCCGAGGACGTCGGTGTGCGGGTTGGCGACGGCGATGAGCATCCGCCGCGTCATCGTGTCCTTGTCCGAACGCAGCTTCGAGTGCACGGAGGCGACGACGAGGTCGAGGCGTTCGAGCAGGTCCTCCTCCTGGTCGAGGGTGCCGTCCTCGTTGATGTCGCACTCGATGCCGGTGAGGATCCGGAACGGCGCCAGCTCGTCGTTCAAGGCAGCCACGACGTCGAGCTGCTCGCGTAGGCGTTCGGGGGAGAGGCCGTTCGCGATGGTCAGCCTGGGGGAGTGGTCGGTGAGCACCATGTACTCGTGTCCGAGGCCGCGCGCCGCCTCCGCCATCTCGCGGATGGGTGAGCCGCCGTCGGACCAGTCCGAGTGCACGTGGCAGTCGCCGCGCAACGTCGCCCGCAGCGCCGCCGCGGCCTCGGGCACGGGGGAGTCCTCGATGGCCTCGAGCCTGCGCAGGTAGACGGGCGTCTCACCCGCGTGCGCCTCGGCGACGACCCGCGCGGTCACGTCGCCGATGCCGGGCAGCTCGGTGAGCGTCTCCGCGGCGATCCGCGCGGCCAGCTCGCCGGGTGACAGGGCGGCGATGGTGCCGGCCGCGCGGCGGAACGCGCGCACGCGGTACGACGGCTCGCGCGCGCGTTCGAGCAGGTACGCGATCCGCCGCAGCGCCTCCACCGGCTCCACGAGAGCACCCTACGAGATTGGCCGACGACCAGAACGGGCACGCCGCGAGCATGCTGAAACGTCTGCACGAGGCTGACCTCGCGCTCTACAAGCGCATCGCCCTCTCGCCGTCCCCCGAGCCGGTGGACCGGGCGTGGGCGCACTTCACGCACGCCGCCGACCACTCGAAGCTGTGGTTCGTGACGGCGGCGGCACTGTCGACGCGCGGCCGGCCGGGCCGCCGCGCGGCGCTGCGCGGTGTGATGGCGCTGGGGATCACGTCGGCGGTGGCCAACCAGGTGGGCAAGCGGCTGTTCAACAGGAAGCGGCCCGACTACCTGACCATGGTCGAGGTGGCGCGGCTGCCGCACCGGCACCCGGTGAGCGGCAGCTTCCCGAGCGGGCACAGCGCGAGCGCGGCGGCGTTCGCTGTCGCCGTCGCCAGCGAGATGCCGAAGATGGGCCTGCCGCTCGGCGCCGCGGCCGCGGCGGTGGGCTACTCGCGCGTGCACACCGGCGTCCACTACCCGGGCGACGTGCTGGCCGGGTGGGCGCTCGGGGCCGGGCTCGCCTACGCCACCCGCTGGTGGTGGCCGCTCGCCCCCGTCGACCCCACGCTCGTCCGCGAACGCCTCACCCCCACCAAGACCACGCCAGCGCCGCAGGGAAAAGGAGTGACGATCGTCGTCAACGCCGCCGCGGGGCCCGACAGCGCCGTGGCCGACGACATCGCCGCGGACATCCGTGACGCGCTGCCCCAGGCCGAGGTCATCGCGCTCGACGAGCCCGACCAGCTGACCAAGACGCTGGAGCACGCGGCGGGGCACGCCGTCGCGATCGGCGTACGGGGCGGGGACGGCAGCGTCAACGCCGCGGCGGAGGTGGCGTACGACGCCGGCAAGCCGCTCGCGGTCCTCCCCGGCGGCACGCTCAACCACCTGGCCCGCGACATCGGCGTCTCCTCGCTGGAGGACGTGGCGCGCGGCGTCGAGGCGGGGTGCACGGTCGAGATGGACGTGGCGGAGATCGACGGCCGGCCGTTCCTCAACACGGCGTCGTTCGGGTCGTACGCCGAGCTCGTCGACGCCCGCGAACGGCTCGAGGACCGGATCGGCAAGTGGCCGGCGCTCGTCGTGGCACTGACGACCGTGCTGCGCGGCCGCGAGCCGGTCGAGGTCGAGATCGACGGCCGCCGGCAGCGGATCTGGGCGATCTTCGTCGGCAACTGCCGGTACGAGCCGGCGGGCTTCGCGCCGGCGTACCGGCCGGAGGTCGACGACGGGCTGCTCGACGTCCGCGTCGTGCACGCGGGGCACCCGTTCGCGCGGACCCGCCTCCTGCTCGCGGTCCTGACCGGCACGCTGGCGCGCAGCCGGGTCTACGAGCAGCGGTTCGCCTCGGAGATCACGGTGCGCAGCGACGAGTCGCTGCGGCTGGCGCGCGACGGGGAGACGTTCGACGGGGCGAGGGAGTTCACGGTGCGCAAGCGCCCCCGCAGGCTGACGGTCTTCGTCCCCCCGGCGGACTGAAGGAGGCGAGGCGCCGGCCTGATCGCCGCTCGCGACGGCGCGGGCGTCAGCGACCCGCCCTAGACCTTCTTCAGCCAGCGGCCGAACACGATCGCCAGCGCGGCCAGCGCCACGACGCCGACGGCCGTGAGCCACGGGCCGGCGTGCTCGTACGCCTCGCCGAGGGCGTAGCCCGCGCCGACGACGACGACGAACGACAGCGCCGCGCCCGCCCCGTCGGCGAGCAGGAACTTCCGCACAGGCATGTCGGAGGCGCCCGCGGCGGCCGCGACGAGTGACGACGGGAACGCCGCGAGCCGCCCGAGCACGACGAGCGGCGCGCCGCGCTTGGTGAGCACCGCGCACATGGCGTTCACCCGCTCGGGCGGCAGGACGCGACGTGCCCACTTCGGCAGCGAGTCGAGCTCGTCGCCGTAGAGCCGCCCGAGGGCGAAGAAGTGCCAGACGCCGAAGACGAGCAGCGGCACGGCCGCGACCGCGAGCATGAGCACGGCGACCTCGTCCCTGCGCACCGCGAAGCCGCCCGCGAGCAGCACCTCCTTGGTGGGACGCAGCAGCACGAGGACCGCGAAATGGTCCTGCCACAGCGCCGCCGCGAGCGGGATCGCCGCGAGGGAGACCAGGGCCCGGACGACCGCCAGCGCGAGCAGGACGCGCCCTGTCCGCGCCCGGCGGGTGTCCGTCGCCATGGCACGGGTGTGCTCCACGCCCGCGCTGGGCAAACTGGTCCCGTGCACGGGACCTGGCTGCCCACCTACGTCCGCAAGCGGTTCGACCCCGCGGAGCGGTACGGCCTGCGCGTGACGCTGTTCGCGCTGGCGTTGGTCCTCGTCGCGGTGCCGTTCGGGCTGCTCACGGACCAGGTCGTGCGCAACGGCCCGCTGCTCGAGGTCGACAAGGGCGTCGCCGAGGCCATCCACGGGTGGGTGGTCCGCCAGCCCGACTGGTTCGTGTGGGTCGTCAAGCGCATCAGCGACATCGGCAAGCCGCCGGTCCTGACGGTCTTCGCCGGCATCGGGGCGCTGTACGTCCTGCGGCACGACCGGATCCGGCTGGCGCTGTTCATCGTCACGACCTCGATCGTCGGCGGCCTCGTGGACACCGCGGTGAAGATCCTCGTCAACCGGCCGCGCCCGGAGTTCGAGGACAAGATCGCCCACGCCCTCGGCAAGTCGTTCCCCTCCGGTCACGCGATGTCCTCGACCGTGGTGTACGGCGCGCTGCTGCTCGCGTTCCTCCCTGTCGTGCCGCGGCGGCGGCGCCGCTGGGTCATCGGGGCGTACGTCCTCCTCGTGCTCTCCATCGCGGCCACGCGTCTGGCCCTCGGGGTGCACTTCCTGTCCGACGTCGTCGGCGGGATCGTGCTCGGCGTGGCCTGGCTGGCGGCGTCGGTGGCTGCGTTCCGTGTCTGGCGGGACGAGCGCGGACGGCGTCCGGCGCCGGTCCTGGCGGGCGTCGAGCCGGAGGCCGCGGCCGACCTCAAGGCGCCCGCGTCGTCCTGATCGTGTGATCCAAGTCGGCATTTGTCCGGATCCAGGTGGGGGTCCAGGACTTACAGCCCGTCAGCAATTGGTCACAACGTGCTAGGGACAGCGACGGCCGTCACCCCGAGTATTCGTAAGACCACAACCAGCGAGGAGCGTCATGACGTTTGGGTACCGCTCCTCACACAGGGCGATCGCAGATGACCACTGCGTGACGGGAGATTCACCTATGACACTCGCTCGCTCCACCCGGCGGCTTCGCTGGCTCGCGCTCGGCGCGGGCCTCGCGAGCGTCGTCGCCCCCGCCGCGAGCGCCTCCGGCGTCGCGCTGGCACGGGGCACCACGTGGACGGCAGGTCAGACCTCGAGCCGGCTCGGGGCTTCGACGATGCACGACGTCATCGTCCAGGCCCGTGCCGGCTCCGAGGCGGCTGTCGCCGCAGCGATCACCGCCGCCGGCGGTGTCGTGGACAAGGAGCTGCCGGTCGTGAACGGCTTCGCCGCTCACGTCCCGGCCGACGCCCTCGCCGCGCTCCGCGCGAACCCCGGCGTCCGCGAGGTCAGTGAGAACAGCCGCGTCCAGTTCGCGGGCAACATCTACGACGACTCGACCGTCGCGTCGTCGTACGCCAAGAACGTCGGCGCCAGCACCGCCTGGACCGTGGGCAACCACGGCGAGGGTGTCGGCGTCGCCGTCATCGACACCGGCGTCTCCCCGCACAACGACTTCGCCGGCCGCCTCGTGCACGGCCCCGACCTCTCCGGCGAGGGCACGTACATCGACACGTACGGCCACGGCACCGTCATGGCGGGCATCGTCGGCGGCAGCGGCGCGGACTCCGCGAACAACGCCCAGGGCGCCTACGCGGGCGTCGCGCCGAGGTCCACGCTCGTCTCCGTGAAGGTGGCGGGCCGCAACGGCGCCGCCGACGTCTCGACGATGCTCGAGGCCATGCACTGGGTCGCGGCGTACAAGAACCAGTTCAACATCCGCGTCCTCAACCTCTCCTGGGGCACGACCTCCACCGCCGACCCGGCGACCGACCCGGTCAACTACGCGGTCGAGCGGCTGTGGCGCGAGTACGGCATCGTCGTCGTCGTCGCGGCCGGCAACAGCGGCCCGAACGCCGGCACGATCACCAAGCCCGGCGACGACCCGGTCGTGCTGACGGTCGGCGCGTACAACGACGGTGGCAACACCTCCACGTCGGACGACTCGATCCCCGGCTGGTCCTCGCGCGGCCCGACGGCGCAGGGGCTCACCAAGCCCGACGTCGTCGCCCCTGGGCGCTCGCTCGTCACGACCCGTTCGCAGGGCTCGACGGTCGAGAAGGAGAACCCCAAGGCGCTGGTCTCCCCGACGTACATCAAGGGCTCCGGCACCTCGGAGTCGACCGCGGTGGTCGCGGGCATGGCGGCGCTGATCCTCAAGGCGCACCCCGAGTGGACGCCCGACCAGGTCAAGCACGCCCTGCGCTCGACGGCCTCGCCGATCTCCGGCGTCCCCGCCTCCACGCAGGGCCGTGGCCGCGTCTCGCTGGCCGGCGCGATGAACGCCGACGTCAGCGCGGCCCCGGTGCAGACGGCGTACGGCTCGGGCCTCGGCTCCATCGAGGCCAGCCGCGGCGGGCAGAACGTCTACGCGGACTGCCAGCAGAACGGCACGTACACCATGGTCAAGGGCGAGATGGACGTCTACTGCCGCCCCTGGAACGGCGCGTCCTGGACCGGCGCCTCGTGGACCGGTGCCTCGTGGACCGGCGCTTCGTGGACCGGCGCGAGCTGGACGGGTGCTTCGTGGACCGGCGCGAGCTGGACGGGTGCATCCTGGACCGGTGCCTCGTGGACGGGTGCCTCGTGGACGGGTGCGTCGTGGACCGGTGCGTCGTGGACCGGCGCGAGCTGGACCGGTGCCTCGTGGACCGGCGCGAGCTGGACGTCCGCTGAGTACGACGCGGCGGACGACGTCTTCCTCACCGCGTTCTACGGCGCCCGGCCCAAGGCTGGTCACCACGTCCACGGCGAGCGCAGCGAACCCCGCCAGCTCGCCTTCGTCTCCAGCCTCCTCGGGGACTAGTGACGACTGACGGATGAGCACTGCGAAGAGTGCCTCGGCCGGACCGGCGATGCCGGTCCGGCTGAGGCGTCTTCTCGTTCTCATGGTCTTCCTCGGCGTCGTCGCCGTGGTCGACGCGCTGCAGCCGGTCATCACCGTGGGCGAACGCCCCGAGCTCGGGCCGTTCGTCCTCGCGGTCGCGTTCTTCCTCATCGGCGACGTCGCGCTGCTGAACATCCGGTTCGGGCAGAGCCGCTACTCGTTCACGTGGTCCGAGCTCGCCGTCGTCTTCGGCCTGGTCATGCTCCCCGAGGGCTGGCTGGTGCTCGTCTCGACCTGCGCCGTCGCGGCCGCCCAGGCGATGCTGCGGCGTTCGCCGACCAAGCTGATGTTCAACGCCGCCGGCATGGCGGTCGGCACCGGCCTCGCCTGGTACACGCTGTCCGCGTTCCACGTGACGTTCAAGACCGTCGCAGACCTCAGCACGTCGCGGGCGTGGCTCGCGCTCGGCGCCGCCACGCTCGTCTTCGTCGTCTGGAACAGCGTCACGGTCGGCATGGCGGTGGCGTTCTCGCAGAACGTCCCGCTGCGCACCGTCCTCCGCAAGGGTGCGCTGCTCCAGCTCATCGTCTGGCTCGGCAACACGATCGCCGGCGTCGGCGTCGCGATGGTCGCCATGGCCTCGCCCGCCGCGCTCATCGTGCTGCCGTTCTTCCTGCTGCTGACCTACACCGCGTACCGCGCCTACCTGCGCGCCGGCGAGGACCGCGACACGTGGCAGGTCCTTCAGGACACCTCGCGCGACCTGTCGCGGCTGCGCCGCCAGGAGATCGCGGATGTCGTCCTCGAACGCGCCGCCGCGCTGTTCAAGGCCGACTTCGTCGAGCTCATGCTGCTCGACGACGAGACCACGGGCCGCGTCACGACGTGGCGCAGCGAGGGCGACGAGACCCGGCTGCTCGAGGGGCGTTCGGTCGAGGACGCGGCGACGTTCTGGCCCCGCGCCCACTCGGAGCGGGAGCCGTACCAGGTGCTGCGCCGCAAGGCGCCGACCGCCCAGCGCCGCGAGCTCGCCGCGCTCGGCCTCGAGCAGTGCATGGTCGTCCCCATCGCCACCGCCGACGGCTGCCTCGGCACGCTGCGGATCGGCTTCAGCGGCGCCGTCGTCCGCATGCGCACCCGTGACCTGCAGGTGCTGCGGACGTTCGCCAACCAGCTCGCCACCTCGGTCGAGAACGCCCGCCTGTACGAGGAGATGCGCGAGGAGCGCACCAAGCTGAGCCGGGTCGTCGACAACACGAGCGACGGCATCCTCTCGGTCGACAGCCGGGGCCGGATCACGTCGTGGAACCCCGCCATGTCGCGCATCTCCGGCCTGTCCGCCGACAAGGTGCTCGCCTCCAACTTCACGCTCGGCCACGCCGGCGAGGACTCCGACGGCACGCCCGTGTCGCCCGACTGGCTACGCGACAAGCTCGGCGGCGCCGCGCAGGCCGAGGCGTCGGTGACCATCGGGTCCAACGAGAGCGGCAAGCGCTACCTGCACCTGTCCATCGCCGCCGTCCGCGCCTCCTCCGGCGACATCGAGACGGTCGTCGTCGTCGTCCGCGACGTCACGGCGCTGCGCGAGGCCGCGCAGGCCAAGGAGGAGTTCCTCGCCACCGTCTCCCACGAGCTGCGTACGCCGCTCACGTCGCTGCGCGGCTGGGTCTCGACGCTGCTGCGCCCCGACTTCAACCCGAGCGAGGACGACCGCCGCGAGATCCACGAACGCCTCATGCACCAGGCGGGCAGGCTCCAGCGGCTCATCGAGGACGTGCTCTCGGTGTCGTCCATGGACCGCGGCCAGTTCAACGTGCAGACCGTTCCCGTCGGCATCGACGAGGTCATCGAGAAGTCGCTGGCGGAGTTCCGCCGTCAGGTCACCGACCGGCCCGTCGAGCACGTCCGCGCGGGGCTGTCGGGCACCGCGATGGCCGACGCCGGCCGCGTCGAGCAGGTCATCAACAACCTCGTCTCCAACGCCGACAAGTACTCGCCCGCGGGCACGCCCATCGAGGTCCGGGTCGTCCGCGACGGCGAGCACGTCGTCGTCACGGTCTCCGACCACGGCTTCGGCATCCCCGAGGACCAGCGGGAGGCGGTGTTCGAGCGGTTCCACCGGCTCGGGCACCACATGACCCGCGAGGCCCAGGGCACCGGTCTCGGCCTGCACATCGCCCGCCGCCTCGTCGAGGCCATGGGCGGGCGGATCTGGGTCGAGAGCAGGCTCGGCGAGGGGTCGACGTTCACGTTCACGCTGCCCGCGGCGCCGCTCGTCGCGAAGTCCGCGGCGGACCGCGCTACGGGTTGATCGAGAAGCTCCACGTCGCCGCGGGCAGCGCCGCGTCGGACGTACCGGTCGAACGCGCGGTGAGCACGTAGTTGCCGGTCGGCGGCAGGTAGCCGAAGTCGTCGAGGCCGTTCCAGGTCGTCCGCCACTGGACGCAGTTGCCCGCGTCGACCGTGGCGTTCGCGAGCGCCTTGAGCGGCTGGCCCGCCGACCACGTGAAGACGGTGTCGTTCGTGGCGACGTGCCGGATGGCGTAGTCGGCCTTCTCCGGCTTCGAGCCGTACGTCACGGTGCCCGTTCCTGCGTTGACCGAGCGGCAGAGGTTGTACTGGAGCTCGTACCTCGGCGACCCGGTGCTGCCGGTGTCCTCGGACACCCAGGCGGTCGCGCACCACGGCGCCGGCGTCGTCTGCTCCGGCGAGATGCACTCGGCGTACGTCGTCGACGTCGCCGGCTCGCCCTGCGTGACCGCCGAGCGCCTGGCGTACCGCGGGTCGTTGTTGGGCGCGCCGCGCGTCGGCGGGTCGGTGGGGCGC contains:
- a CDS encoding CoA-binding protein; translation: MRTPSEILQQATTIAVVGASDDPAKAAHRIPARLRERGWRILPVNPNDPEVLAVPSVASVADLPDGVDVVEVFRPSEEAADIVREVVARGIPAVWLQQGISSQEARAVANEAGIDYVENECMGHLAVAEDLRPPG
- a CDS encoding PHP domain-containing protein, whose amino-acid sequence is MEPVEALRRIAYLLERAREPSYRVRAFRRAAGTIAALSPGELAARIAAETLTELPGIGDVTARVVAEAHAGETPVYLRRLEAIEDSPVPEAAAALRATLRGDCHVHSDWSDGGSPIREMAEAARGLGHEYMVLTDHSPRLTIANGLSPERLREQLDVVAALNDELAPFRILTGIECDINEDGTLDQEEDLLERLDLVVASVHSKLRSDKDTMTRRMLIAVANPHTDVLGHCTGRIVVGRGRPESEFDAALVFEACAEFGTAVEVNSRPERLDPPKRLLRLAVEAGCKISIDTDAHAPGQLEWQRHGCERAALCGVPVESVINAWSADDLLDWTRTK
- a CDS encoding phosphatase PAP2 family protein, with the protein product MLKRLHEADLALYKRIALSPSPEPVDRAWAHFTHAADHSKLWFVTAAALSTRGRPGRRAALRGVMALGITSAVANQVGKRLFNRKRPDYLTMVEVARLPHRHPVSGSFPSGHSASAAAFAVAVASEMPKMGLPLGAAAAAVGYSRVHTGVHYPGDVLAGWALGAGLAYATRWWWPLAPVDPTLVRERLTPTKTTPAPQGKGVTIVVNAAAGPDSAVADDIAADIRDALPQAEVIALDEPDQLTKTLEHAAGHAVAIGVRGGDGSVNAAAEVAYDAGKPLAVLPGGTLNHLARDIGVSSLEDVARGVEAGCTVEMDVAEIDGRPFLNTASFGSYAELVDARERLEDRIGKWPALVVALTTVLRGREPVEVEIDGRRQRIWAIFVGNCRYEPAGFAPAYRPEVDDGLLDVRVVHAGHPFARTRLLLAVLTGTLARSRVYEQRFASEITVRSDESLRLARDGETFDGAREFTVRKRPRRLTVFVPPAD
- a CDS encoding VTT domain-containing protein, with the translated sequence MATDTRRARTGRVLLALAVVRALVSLAAIPLAAALWQDHFAVLVLLRPTKEVLLAGGFAVRRDEVAVLMLAVAAVPLLVFGVWHFFALGRLYGDELDSLPKWARRVLPPERVNAMCAVLTKRGAPLVVLGRLAAFPSSLVAAAAGASDMPVRKFLLADGAGAALSFVVVVGAGYALGEAYEHAGPWLTAVGVVALAALAIVFGRWLKKV
- a CDS encoding phosphatase PAP2 family protein → MHGTWLPTYVRKRFDPAERYGLRVTLFALALVLVAVPFGLLTDQVVRNGPLLEVDKGVAEAIHGWVVRQPDWFVWVVKRISDIGKPPVLTVFAGIGALYVLRHDRIRLALFIVTTSIVGGLVDTAVKILVNRPRPEFEDKIAHALGKSFPSGHAMSSTVVYGALLLAFLPVVPRRRRRWVIGAYVLLVLSIAATRLALGVHFLSDVVGGIVLGVAWLAASVAAFRVWRDERGRRPAPVLAGVEPEAAADLKAPASS
- a CDS encoding S8 family serine peptidase, coding for MTLARSTRRLRWLALGAGLASVVAPAASASGVALARGTTWTAGQTSSRLGASTMHDVIVQARAGSEAAVAAAITAAGGVVDKELPVVNGFAAHVPADALAALRANPGVREVSENSRVQFAGNIYDDSTVASSYAKNVGASTAWTVGNHGEGVGVAVIDTGVSPHNDFAGRLVHGPDLSGEGTYIDTYGHGTVMAGIVGGSGADSANNAQGAYAGVAPRSTLVSVKVAGRNGAADVSTMLEAMHWVAAYKNQFNIRVLNLSWGTTSTADPATDPVNYAVERLWREYGIVVVVAAGNSGPNAGTITKPGDDPVVLTVGAYNDGGNTSTSDDSIPGWSSRGPTAQGLTKPDVVAPGRSLVTTRSQGSTVEKENPKALVSPTYIKGSGTSESTAVVAGMAALILKAHPEWTPDQVKHALRSTASPISGVPASTQGRGRVSLAGAMNADVSAAPVQTAYGSGLGSIEASRGGQNVYADCQQNGTYTMVKGEMDVYCRPWNGASWTGASWTGASWTGASWTGASWTGASWTGASWTGASWTGASWTGASWTGASWTGASWTGASWTGASWTGASWTSAEYDAADDVFLTAFYGARPKAGHHVHGERSEPRQLAFVSSLLGD
- a CDS encoding ATP-binding protein is translated as MVFLGVVAVVDALQPVITVGERPELGPFVLAVAFFLIGDVALLNIRFGQSRYSFTWSELAVVFGLVMLPEGWLVLVSTCAVAAAQAMLRRSPTKLMFNAAGMAVGTGLAWYTLSAFHVTFKTVADLSTSRAWLALGAATLVFVVWNSVTVGMAVAFSQNVPLRTVLRKGALLQLIVWLGNTIAGVGVAMVAMASPAALIVLPFFLLLTYTAYRAYLRAGEDRDTWQVLQDTSRDLSRLRRQEIADVVLERAAALFKADFVELMLLDDETTGRVTTWRSEGDETRLLEGRSVEDAATFWPRAHSEREPYQVLRRKAPTAQRRELAALGLEQCMVVPIATADGCLGTLRIGFSGAVVRMRTRDLQVLRTFANQLATSVENARLYEEMREERTKLSRVVDNTSDGILSVDSRGRITSWNPAMSRISGLSADKVLASNFTLGHAGEDSDGTPVSPDWLRDKLGGAAQAEASVTIGSNESGKRYLHLSIAAVRASSGDIETVVVVVRDVTALREAAQAKEEFLATVSHELRTPLTSLRGWVSTLLRPDFNPSEDDRREIHERLMHQAGRLQRLIEDVLSVSSMDRGQFNVQTVPVGIDEVIEKSLAEFRRQVTDRPVEHVRAGLSGTAMADAGRVEQVINNLVSNADKYSPAGTPIEVRVVRDGEHVVVTVSDHGFGIPEDQREAVFERFHRLGHHMTREAQGTGLGLHIARRLVEAMGGRIWVESRLGEGSTFTFTLPAAPLVAKSAADRATG